tgtaggcagacattttaccatctgagctacgtCCTAAATATACTTCCTATTTGGAGAATTAGAGGTGTAAGATTCACAATagatatttcttataaatgtcCCAGTAGGATGTCAAAGTCACTGTTAACAAACTGATTattaagtagaagaaaaaaagtgCATGTGAACAGGCTTGCTGGGATATTTCATTCATATTCTAATACTAGGTTCTTACAACATTTGTTTCTTCAGGTGGATTCACTCTTGGCAGGAGGCAGTGATGAGAAATCATACAGCAATAACAAGATTCATCTTCCTGGGACTGACAGATGACCCAAAACTACAAGTTctactttttgtatttttgtttctcacCTACATGTTGAGTGTGGCTGGGAACCTCATCATTATCACCCTCACACTTTTGGATTCCCATCTTAAAACGCCCATGTATTATTTCCTCcgaaatttctctttcttagaaGTCTCATTCACCACGGTCTGTATTCCCAGATTCCTGTATTCTATGGCAACTGGAGATAATACTGTTACCTACAATGCTTGTGCCActcaattattttttgttgtccTCTTTGCAGCAACTGAATTTTTTCTCCTTGCAGCCATGTCTTATGACCGCTACATGGCCATTTGTGAACCCCTGCACTACACCACTATCATGAACAACAGAGTCTGCACTGCCCTCGTTCTCTGCTGTTGGTTGGCTGGCCTGTTGATCATCCTCCCACCTCTTGGCATGGGCCTCCAGCTGGAATTCTGTGACTCGAATGTGATTGATCATTTTGTCTGTGATACatctcctattttacagataactTGCTCAGACACAGTGTTAATAGAGACAATTTCTTTGAGTTTTGCTCTGCTGACACTCATTTTTACCTTACTGTGTGTGGTCCTCTCCTATACATACATCATCAAGACCATTCTAAGATTCCCTTCTGCCCAACAAAGGCAAAAGGCTTTTTCCACCTGTTCATCCCATATTATTGTGGTTTCCATCACCTATGGCAGCTGCATGTTCATCTACATCAAGCCTTCAGCAAAGGAAGGAGTAGCCATCAAGAAAATGGTGTCTGTGCTCACAACTTCAGTTGCCCCTTTGCTTAACCCATTCATCTACACACTTCGAAACAAACAAGTGAAAGAGGCCTTTAAAGACACAATAAAACAAGTTGTATTTCTCACAAAGAAGTAAGAGACTATTACTGTTTTTGAGACCAaggtaaattaaattaaaatcttaataaCTCAGAAGTAACAATTGTGAATTTGCCAAATAAATGGTTTCTTTATATTCTGCAGATTCATCAAGCTAATCCAACCCCAGGAAGATTTTTCTCTTATAATACAAAAGCCAAAATaaagctttttcttctttccttcaagTTTATTTCATTCAGTATGGTTTCTTCAATTAATGCATGTTCCAGAGACAAGATTCTCCAAAATAACCAatgtcataaaaaagaaatttaaacaaataaaattatatttctgatCATATAACCATCTCATGACACAGAATATAAATGCCCAGAGAGCATTTCTCACTCATTGGGAAAACTTCAGTATCTAAGACTCATTGGGAAGATACTTCCAGTATCTAGTGTTCAATTGTACAAAAGTCATTAGTCAttaaagattctttaccaaagctttaaaaatgatctttaaaatagtaaaactctttctcattttaaaatgtttatttttcagaaaggaGTAGATGGTGTTAATAGAGCAAATTCAAAATCAGTGAAGATAATTATATTCTTACTTTTAAGtcaatttatatacaaaaatatttctgctggactttctgaaaattatttgGCTAGACTACATCCTGAAATATATGattacagaagagaaagaaaaagacttcCAAATGCTGAAGACTTCTACTGACATTACCATCAATGGTGCTTAGACATAGACTCAAGAAGAACAAGCCCTGAATTTAGGAATAAGATAAGTAAATCTTAGTTAACTAAGTTCTCCAGTATCCAAACTTTTACTATCCCTTGATTTAAGGAGAAAGTTAGAAATTAGGAGGGTTGATCAAAACATCAGAAAGTCCATGATTTGGGAaggatattctttttttattataaatttatttattttaattggaggttaattactttacaatattgtattggttctgccatacatcaacatgaatccgccacaggtatacacgtgttccccatctcgAGCCCCCCTCCCtactcccttcccataccatccgactgggtcatcccagtgcaccagtcccaagcaaccagtatcatgcatctaacctggactggcgattcatttcacatatgatattacacatgtttcaatgccattctcccaaatcatcccaccctctccctctcccacagagtccaaaagactcttctaaacatctgtgtctcttttgatgtctcacatacagggttatcattaccatctttctaaattccatatatatatgcattagtatactgtactggtgtttttctttctgctttccttcactctgtataataggctccagtttcatccatctcattagaactgattcaaatgcattctttttaatggctgagtaatactccattgtgtatatgtaccacagctttcttatccattcctctgctgatggacatctaggttgctttcatgtcctggcggttataaacagtgctgcagtgaacattggggtacacttgtctctttcaattctggattCCTcgctgtgtatgcccagcactgggattgctgggtcataaggcagttctgtttccagttttttaaggaatctccacactgttctccatagtggctgtactagtttgcatgcccaccaaaagtgtaagagggttcccttttccccacaccctctccagcatttattgcttgtagacttttggatcgcagccattctgactggcatgaaatggtacctctgtggtttagatttgcatttctctgataatgagtgatgttgagcatcttttcatgtgtttgttggccatctgtatgtcttctttggagaaatgtctatttagttctttggcccattttttgattgggtcatttatttttctggagttgagctgtaggagttgcttgtatatttttgagattagttgtttgtcagttgcttcatttgctattattttctcccattctgaaggctgccttttcaccttgtatggaaatacaaaaaacctcgaatagccaaagctatcttgagaaagaagaatggaactggaggaatcaacctacctgacttcaggctctattacaaagccacagttatcaagacagtatggtactggcacaaagacagaaatattgatcaatggaacaaaatagaaagcccagagataaatccacacacctatggacaccttatctttgacaaaggaggcaagaatatacaatggattaaagacaatctctttaacaagtggtgctgggaaaactggtcaaccacttgtaaaaggatgaaactagaacactttctaacaccttacacaaaaataaactcaatatggattaaagatctaaacgtaagaccagaaactataaaactcctagaggagaacataggcaaaacactctccaacatacatcacagcaggatcctctatgacccacctcccagaatattggaaataaaagcaaaaataaacaaatgggacctaattaaacttaaaagcttctgtacaacaaaggaaactattagcaaggtgaaaaggcagccctgttatgttttatttgaaattttatacaaaatttttGGCATCTGAAATAGGGAACTGTTTGTATCTAACAGGGAAAATAACTGGGTGTCTAGATATAAAATTTAACAGAACATTGGAGGGTAAATGATGTAAAAATTTGACCAAAATagtttcctatagcaatctgTCAATTTTCATCAATCATTAGAAGACCATCaagttgttctttattatatggaattacaatttctgatggctctttaccaaatatcTTAATGTtccccttttttcctttaataccaaagtagctatcaatcctggataagaagccgctacttttttagtttgagtaggaagatggacccactctagggggctgttttgccataaaaccaattttttgtctggctaccccaattacacctatgggggttttatggcaaaggaattgtcaagcagttgtcaatttaatttttaaaaattttaaaatttacattttaacaacataaatttagggatatgttaatttaggtctaatgtttagtttaggtctctgtataaatttaaataataaatgtataacctccttatctcattttggtatacagatatacctaaatgcaaaatgtatatatgtatttatatatggcaacaagtataaacttattgacataatatatattacagcaatacaacacgtacacagctaataccaaccaacacaaaccaatgtactgtaataatacatgtcacacatatataatataattatacagtatatagaacatatatcatcacagcacatcaatccataccaattaatatcagccacacatacattatattactgcaatatacatttaattatacagtatatatataatatgcatatacagTATACATactaatttatatacagattaattaagtatagatccataaatagaattaggtatacctttattatattttatttatatccatatctaattaggcaaactgtaattaggcaaatatatttatattatgtatttataacaatatataaagtattgttaattgtaccacctgttgataactaagaaattgagaaaacccttctctgagtatctcctatttgagacagcacgtccctgccccatagggtaaaggggagcgtaggaactacatagggttggaaagttccacaggtatcctcaaactgccaatctaacatttttgaacttttaactactgtgggggcttgagggcaaatgaaacaaaatttgacccctgaaatctatcagggcaacttgccaatcatcactattttgtaaaagacttgtagttgatccttattgaatggaattattatatttgctactttttttctaaaaagttccacatttcttttttcctccttttataattaattgtgccaccaagctgggataagataaaactatttttcttggggtcactggtagatggaaccaatgggcctttttgtcacaagcaccctgtaggtgtatgttttgtgcaagaataatttaatctcatcttttggtaatattaatcctaattaactgatcatttagagtctcatctactttaacaagagccgACTCTGTCTCCTTAGTCAACTttttcttagaactggaattaggattgctttttaagcaatcaaacaaaggctttaaatctgcagtagtcagttttaaatgtgggcttATCCAATTAATGtctcctaataatttttggaaatcatttaaagttagtaaacaatttCTCTGCAGCTTtaaaggggcattatcagttttcaaaacttttggcagacctaaatatgagaagcaagtaaagaggtaTTGCACAGCatctttataagcttctccagttatcgttttgtaacctaaatctgatctatagctttttagatgacaagcaaccatctaatctttgcttgaatacctCCAGCAACGgggaactcactactcttcaaggttttaaactttccctcacctttttctctacagcattcccactccgcataccactttctctaatctcaccaactcattttcagtagtatgcgTGGGACAGGAACtgggccagtctttcccagcaatgttaagagatgtctgttcctgtgtctaacagccctgacattttattttcttgaattaaatttttttttaaggcctagaagctgtaatttcctgcacccaaaaggctagatcactaaaTCCAAATGTTCTGTGGCTCCTAGCctgagaagtcaaggtttttcttgtctgatagtaaggtaaaaagcaaaagctgtgttactctttgacctttattaatttgcagttTTGGTAGGCGGCGAggtcaaaactttaatttttcaatataatcagaatctactacaccaggCACCACcgaaatttttcttttctctctctctctctttttttttttttttttttaagagagcaagctttctttttttaagaaagaaagccctagcacaagtcctacaatgccctcaggtagggggcaagccactcccattggaattGGAGTAACCAGCTCgtcaggggttaatattgttgctaaatccccttaccaTTTCGCTTTtgtcttagcctgggtgagacccccctgagggggttttctccaaggagcacgctctgcatattgtgcacaCAGTCTGTTCTAAAAGctccactgttcaaaaaactttttatctttttcaggcttaggcaacactttgagaggctttgggggcaaagtggagaaattttgggccctggaaggcatAAACGGAGGCAGCGGCtatcgccttaaatcagaaattggtGGATAAGGTTTTTAAAGGTTTGCGCAGAGGGGGAGGGAGCTCTCCAGGGTGCCTGGCCACAGTGTCCTGtaagtcctctcctctctcctctgctgattttttctttcttcttctctttcaatctttctcaagttttctttcccacactctatcttctttccttcctcttctcttttactttctatcatttccttcttgtttccctctttcattctcccttcttccttcttactatctctctctctctccttctcttcctgcctttctcacttttctctcccccttcctttttctgctaccttctctttccttcgtttctttccctttaccctctttcCTCTaacttttcttccctcctccctctctttctctctgtgtctctttttctaactttctttcttcctttctctatcttgctgcgttccctgattccttcctcctccattcctctctccttttcactctttagttctttttctatatttagatctttctctattttctttccttttttctttttcactttttttattttttctttttatttttctctctgttttttttttttttttttcccgcttGGGTGAGGTCCCCCTGAGAGGGTTTTCTTCAAGGatcaggctctgtatattgtgtattttttaaaagctcctttgtttaaaagaaaactttttatctttttcagccttAGGCAATGTTCTTGgaggctttggatgtaaactggggaattcttaggccctgggaggtgcaagcggaggtggggTAGTCACCATAAAtcgaaattgttggataaatttttaaaggtttgtgcaGAGGAGGAAGGGGCTCGCCAGGGCACCCAGCcacagcgtcctgtaagccctctcactcctcgggaggtagagcacagtctctctccttttcttcatcaatggcagaaaatatgatctgcacagaaggtggagacccactaccatccaccgctatagcctctacCATAGGttatcccacagcctcatgacgggggtccagaacatttttaatcacatttataggataagtgtttagttgttttttaccttaacccaagtatctaaattaacagtaccctctttaacagtttcaagattacttgtataaagagttgccgttcttagtttcagtgttatccatgtcagaaagttaaatataatagaagataaagcttttagctttcaaaagatcaggcttttctttggccttttaacttcataaaccgtttttttttctctaactctaactctttaacactttcaacacttcccactcctactcgccctgtctatcctacagagGGGTCCGTggcaccctgagtggggtcctagccatcCCGAACACTGGGGGAACAATAGGGCTGATGACCCTAATCGTTCcgagggaggagcagtagggctgaTGACCCAAACTGCTCTGAGGGGGAACAACAGGGCTGGTGACCCAGAttgttttgggggggggtggcaatagggctgatgacccTAATTGCTCTGAGGGGGAAAACAGGGCTGATGACCCAAATTGTTCTGGGGAACCTACCTTTGAATTGCCTgtctcgggcgccacctgccggggtccagccccggccgatccagggagttcgaagcggggacggcgtcggcaaggatcaggatacaatagcttcaattagatattaattagagatataaagagtaatagaatgaggatagctcagtaggaaaattcagtggagaaaagaggttgagtagcttggtttatgcaggagaccaataaaagtTCAAGACAAGgagcttgcaccacttacataggccacaggtgtccttccattctccagaaggagaggagacactgaggcctccctggtcaggtcttagaagcccaggcataattagtaagcatggcaggttccgcgctccagatggagactcagccagagtttgagagagagagagacatggggagaccagtctttcgaggaactgatcccaattctttattttccatggtctacttttatacactgagatgttatgcaaaagtcacacggggtcagaagtcctgacttttatcaaagtcaggtgcttcatacaaatgtatacagaggtcttaggggtgttacatcatcttctggccagggggcctgctaacaatttatgaccctctccttgtgacagcggtcagtcaaccaggacacttatttctccaggggtgattattcttaaaacagacaccacccaaataaagttaaagaatttacttagcctaaggtctaatgtgattaatatcaaaggttaatacttatttcttctgtatattcattaatgtgtgtaagggcaggggatgtggagacttagcaacaaacattggctcaacaaatgaaaaacctttcattaatacaatttctaatcagcccactatacttatactaataattttctaacttctctaaagaacctgtttttagaaggtttaaagcatctcatgcctctcacggctgggaggctgtgagcaatcacatgtggccggacaagcctgtcaggcaggctagagaaccttcagaggagtttgtaggttaaaacactcttgtcacgcccaggagtttttattaactggagctctaagttaaccccttctccgaaagaggtggtggggttCAGCCCCTCATAAAGTCAGAGgagtaggtgagagcacaaagtagtaaagtaggcaggctctggttatgggggtagatgctcgaggatttccagggggactcctgaggctcaattccgcctttgcgtatgtcgagcctccttcctcatgacctttgccatgggcggagtgcctcccACCGGCTCCCcgcaggaggagacagagatgacttggtggagaaaaaggagagtccaaagggggagagggcAGTTAAGTCAGTAATCTTGCTACCAAgtgaaaatgggtactgaagattaggttcttaaaggtaaaaaattgataacaaacaccaaaaagcaaaaattaaaaatctagagtagagtttggaatttcaaaattacaatgttaaagaaaagaagaagacaaagaaagagagaaaaaaaagtcacaaaaattataaaaaaaagtataggtacaaaattgataacagataccaaaaagcagaaattaaaaatctagagatttagagtagagtttggaatttcaaaaatacaaagttaaagaaacgaagagaaaaaaaaaagaaagaaaaaaggaaaaggaaaacaaagtcacaaaaattataaaaaaaaatatttatgaagtatgctttaaaaaatagggtctttttttttttttgcaaagtaatagtaggttataaaagtgaaaattaaaggagtaatagagaacttaaaaatttttaaaaattaaaaaaaaaaaaagaatgatcataaaaatagtaagaatatatctaggactttttctggtgttgtgggtattgtggggtcagttcattttcagctagttccttggtccagcttatgtttctcaggatctataggccccttttggtgtagtcggtactaacaacacggttttaatctattgcacctgtcgcttcctaggtggttccctctgttttagcttcttctgtttgctggtctcttcagtgtctgatttccgccctgacacaaatggggcggtggtggacactttttttttttttttttttttttaggctcacttgttcagtcacactgtgggaagggagggatgCTGTGAACAaagaacactggcgtgtgctcgcagtgcctcagccacaataggcctgcccccgctcacggcgcgtataccctccctgcccacactgctcaggttctaggttgctctgccaggaaccatccgaggccagccctgggctgcttgcacctcccaggtctaagccactcaggttcaggcactggggtagtcctcagaggcgcagactcggttgcacctccgttttgtgcccttcccacgTCTGAggagctcaggtgatgaggtgtttggcgagcgtggtcgctgtgacttatcgcctcccctgtccctgctgcttggttttctgggtgtacaaccagcacacCTTCTTAGGCGGATGTTGAgcatccagaaccccaagaagtcttagttagcaaagaagtctgcttacagttttgtagataatgtatctctggggctgcaattgcccccttccggctctggctgcctgtcactggagggggatggtctgcagctggctatctctgttcagtcctttgttctgtacgtgggcctggcggtgtcttaggttagggctggcttttcgcgtggtagttatcccacagtctggtttgcttgCCCAGGGtagttcgctcagatagcgctcggggcattcaggccagatccttactctaagcgatgcagcctgcACTTCCCTGtctagcccccgcttgctagtggcaggtgcaggtatttgcactgcttctccgctgggggagttaacCACTGGGCTTGTAatatgtgggttttaattatttattcacttttcctccctgttatgttgccctctgtgcttccaaggctctccacagacttggcagtgagagtgtttcctggtgtttggaaacttctctctttttaagactcccttcctggatggagctctgtccctccctcttttgtgtcttttttttgtcttttatattttttcgtacctccttttgaagacaatgggctgcttttctgggtgcctgatgtcctctgccggcattcagaagttgttttgtggaatttactcagcgtttaaatgttcttttgatgaatttgtgggggagaaagtggtctccccatcctattcctccgccatttTAGCTCCTCCTTTagatttatgttttattgttACTATGGGGTTTGTATAAAATGTCTTGGAGATAAAATAGCTCATTTCTCTACTGATAGCATCTTATCATCATTTAACCTATATGGATTCcaacttttcttcttcccttttagtGTTTTGATGTATAAATTATCCCTTTTTATATGCTGAGTTTGTTACCAAATTGAAGTAGCTATAgctattttttcctaatttcccTTATGCTATAACAAAGTGGTTAAAAATCTATTCTGATAAAGACTTTCAATTTTCTGATTCTGTCTTTGTATTTATCACCTTACTAAAAGTTTTCTGTGCTTTTGCCATTTTGTTTCTGGTAGAAGAGctctttttatcatttcttttaaaaaatatataaatctatttattttaattggagactaattaatttacaatattgcattggttttgccatacatcaacatgaatccaccacaggtgtacatgtgttccccctcctgaacccccctcccacctccctccccataccatccctctgggtcatcccagtgcaccagccccaagcatcctgtatcatgcatagaacctggcgattcatttcacatatgatattatacatgtttcaatgccattctcccacatcatcccatcctcgccctcccacagagtccaaaagactgttctatacatctttgtctcttttgctgtctctcatacaggattatcattaccatctttctaaattccatatatatatgtgttagtatactgtattggtgtttttctttctggcttacttcactctgtataataggttgcagtttcatccacctcattagcaccgatcaaatgtattattttaatggctgagtaatactccgttgtgtatatgtaccacagctttcttatccattcgtctgctgatggacatctaggttgcttccatgccctggctattataaacagtgctgtgatgaacattggggtacacatgtctttttcaattctggtttccttggtgtgcatgcccaggagtgggattgctgggtcatatgtcagTTCTATTGCTGTACTAGattgcgttcccaccaacagtgtaagagggttcccttttctccacaccctctctagcatttattgcttgttgattttggattgcagccattctgactggttttgtggttttgattagcatttctctgataataagtgatgttgagcatcttttcatgtgtttgttagctatctgtatgtcttctttggagaaatctctgtttagttctttggcccattttttgattgggtcatttatttttctggaattgagctacaggagttgcttgtatatttttgagattaattctttgtcccttgcttcgtttgctattattttctcccattctgaaggctgtcttttcaccttgcttatagtttcctttgttgtgcagttcacttcagttcagtcgctcagccgtgtccaactctttgcaaccccattaatcgcagcacgccaggccgccctgtccatcaccaactcccggagttcactcatactcacatccatcaagtcagtcatgccatccagccatctcatcctctgtcatccccttctcctcctgtgcccaatccctcccagcatcagagtcttttccaatgagtcaactcttcacgtgaggtggcccaagtactggagtttcagctttagcatcattccttccaaagaacacccagggctgatctccttcagaatggactggttggatttccttgtagtccaagggacgctcaagagtcttctgcaacacaaagttcaaaagcatgaattctttggcactcagctttcttcacagtccaactcccacatccattcatgaccactggaaaaaccatagccttgactagggttggcaaagtaatgtctctgcttttcaatatgctatctaggttggtcataattttccttccaaggagtaactgtcttttaatttcatgggtgctgtcaccatctgcagtgatttaggagccccccaaaataaattctgacactgcttgcactgtttccccatctaattcccatgaagttctgggactagatgccatgatgttcattttctgaatgttgagctttaagccaactttttcactctccactttcactttcatcaagaggctttttagttcctcttcactttctgcc
Above is a genomic segment from Bos indicus isolate NIAB-ARS_2022 breed Sahiwal x Tharparkar chromosome 5, NIAB-ARS_B.indTharparkar_mat_pri_1.0, whole genome shotgun sequence containing:
- the LOC109558733 gene encoding olfactory receptor 6C2-like, translating into MRNHTAITRFIFLGLTDDPKLQVLLFVFLFLTYMLSVAGNLIIITLTLLDSHLKTPMYYFLRNFSFLEVSFTTVCIPRFLYSMATGDNTVTYNACATQLFFVVLFAATEFFLLAAMSYDRYMAICEPLHYTTIMNNRVCTALVLCCWLAGLLIILPPLGMGLQLEFCDSNVIDHFVCDTSPILQITCSDTVLIETISLSFALLTLIFTLLCVVLSYTYIIKTILRFPSAQQRQKAFSTCSSHIIVVSITYGSCMFIYIKPSAKEGVAIKKMVSVLTTSVAPLLNPFIYTLRNKQVKEAFKDTIKQVVFLTKK